In Camelina sativa cultivar DH55 chromosome 17, Cs, whole genome shotgun sequence, the genomic stretch acACGAAGCCGAAGAAGATCAAGCACGTGCACAAGAAGGTGAAGCTAGCGGTTCTGCAGTTTTACAAGGTTGATGGGAGTGGTAAGGTTCAGAGGCTGAGGAAAGAGTGTCCTTCTGTTGGATGTGGTCCTGGTACGTTCATGGCGAGTCATTTTGATAGGCATTACTGTGGCAAGTGTGGGACTACTTACGTGTTCAAGACGCCTGATGAAGAGTGATTTAGGTTATGAtgttatgtttttgtcttttaattttgaagtatcagtttttaaaaaaaatttggaatttagATATTTGAGATTGGTTTTGTTCTATTGACGGATACTTTAAATCGTTGCCTTAATACATTATATTGTCTCTTTGATTAGACATATGCTTTTGACTGATCTGGAAATGGTGAATTGTCTGGCTGTAGTATTAGGATGTTGTGCTGAATCAGTCGTTTGATTGATTGTCTTGATTTGCCAGATAGCTATCGTTTTAGTTCGTTCATCTATTATGCTGAATAAGTCATAGTTGATTCTTCTGATTATATCATTACACATTACACCAATGACTTAGGTTTTGTTATAGTCGGCTCTGATAACTTGTTTGCTTAAGATAGGTTTTATACTTAAGCAGATATTGATATCATGTGTATTAGACCTTGACGTGTGTTGTCTTTGCTCGTTTTATCTTGGTTTCAAAGCTTCTCTTTTATGTTTAGTTACAGTGAGATTTGACAAAACCTATCAAACTTGTGTTTAGTCGTTCCATTTGATAAGCTGGCATGTGAAAGTTCGAGCTTTTGGTTGGTAGGAGTTAGAAAGACAATGAGAAGTATatatggagaagaagagcgTTAAACCAAGAAATACATAACTATTATATTCACTACGAACAATTTTTCTGAAATCTCAACCATACCTCTCAAATGTACACCTCATTTTACTCACTCACTAGTCAATACTCACCAAAAAGCCTTGTCCAAGACGGATCGCAAACTTTGACTTACGTTTTTGGTTGATTCTCAAGTGTGGCTCGATCAAAAAATTCAAGATGGGTCGAAAATTATCTAGTCCGGGCTTGGGTAATTGCATTGGATtctccacacacacacaaattacaAGTGGGTAGgaaattgagtaaaaaaatattatgtaaagtctttttcttttagttgaaCACAATATAGAGTAAGTGAGACAGAGAGAGCAATAAAGAGAGGGACAGTATAAGTAACATGactgagagagtgagagagtgagagggtgagagagagagagagagagcactgAAACTTGAAGAAAGATtgagagaaaatgagaagaagacTTTGGGTAAAATGGTAAACAGTTAGTAAAAAATTgtgagagaagaaagacaaaatccTAAGATTCCGAGTTACTAAAAGTAATGAGTCTCCTAGAAACACCCGCACTAGTCTCAACTCACTGCACTTTCATTTTCACTCTCACTTCAACCTAAAACTCCAATGACTGTTGAGTTTGAGAGATTCAATAACTCCCATTTAAAGAGACAACTACACATGAGACAAAGAGGCATTTCTTTCTCAACctcacttgtttttttctttctaacttgcAAACCAAACCACACCACATCATTCATTAAATGGTCTCTCTTCGACGATCTACTGTCTCAACATTTGTGCAACGTGGCTTTCCATTTTTACACTACACTTTTaccattattttatattttgttattccATTGTTCAAACAATGttacaatgatttatatatatgatctctTGCATTGCACATATAGCAGAAGCAGGAATGTGGTTTTCAAGGGAGCTTACATTTGTGTGTTTGACAAGTTTTGACAACAAATAGGCTCTCTCATCTAATTAATGGTAAACTCTCATAACGTTATGTGTAATTTTCATGTGTATGTCAGTGTGACATAAGAATATATGTAGCTACAACAATCTAATTAGCTAATGCATTTATATATAACGGGAACCGGATCTTAATTAAAGAAAAGTCAAGTAAATGGTCTCTAGAACTCCATcatcaacaaaatattatatacatcatttttgttttattttagagaAGAAAttatagtttaattttgagGAGTTAGGAATGTGATTAATAGAAAGAATGAGAATCATTTACTGCTTACAGCTCATCCAGACGATGAAGATTCCAATTATTAGAAGTGAGATAGTGACACACAGAAGATGAATTGAGTAGTGTGCAttttagcatatatatataaccaaagcATTCCAcatgaaatatttaattacgTATCTGCATTAACGATTAAAAAATACCTATTTctccatctatatatacatacacacccACACACACATATATCTCCTATCATTCAtcgtacacacacacacactcgcTCTTTCTGTCTCTCTCTATGACAAAAATCCCCAACATGACGACAACACTCAACCATCTGTTTGATCTGCCGGGGCAGATTTGCCATGTCCAGTGTGGTTTTTGCACCACTATTTTGCTGGTATACCTTTAACTTCTTGTCTCCCTTCCTCTCtttatgtttatgaaatttgatgaatatatatatatatatgtgttgtaGGTGAGTGTACCGTACACAAGCCTATCAATGGTGGTGACTGTGAGATGTGGACACTGCACAAGCCTTCTCTCTGTCAATTTGATGAAGGCTTCCTTCATTCCTCTCCATCTCCTTGCTTCTCTGTCAAATCTCGATGAGGTTCCCATTACATCTTTACATATATAGACAAACACATGCATCTAtagtgtatattatatatatgatcaatctactgttcataattatatatatttacatatgtgTGTAGGCGGGAAAAGAGGAGGTCGCAGCAACGGATGGtgtggaagaagaagcattGAAGGTGAATTCTCAGGAGAAGGAGAACAGTCCAACGACTTTGGTTTCATCTTCagacaatgaagatgaagacgtGTCTCGTGTTTACCAAGTTGTCAATAAGCGTACGtttgattattatatatttagtcaattttaaaaattaggttttatatGATTTCTCGGCTTTAATTAGATTGATCAGTCTAGTTAATGTTTTTGAGTTTGTATACACAGCACCTGAGAAACGACAAAGAGCTCCTTCAGCTTACAATTGCTTCATCAAGTAAGAGATCAATCCAACTGATCACTACCTTTGTGATGTGTATgtgtatttttacaaaattttaacaagCTTTTGAGCTAATTGGTTTCCCTTTTGGGTGTTGATTTGGAGTAGGGAAGAGATCAGGAGGTTAAAGGCTCAGAATCCAAGCATGGCTCACAAGGAAGCTTTCAGCCTAGCtgctaaaaatgtatttaaagcTTAATTAGTCTAACATAAAAAACTCTACTTTAATTTtcatcttataattaattatagtcCGCTAAATTGAGAGATCTAGTTTCTAATAACATTTTGTGATTTCatatttctttgatttgggtATGGCGAAGTGGGCTCATTTCCCTCCAGTGAACAACAAGAGAGCTACTTCAGATTATTGTTTTTGTGAGGAAGATAACAATGCAATACCACCATTCAATGCCCTCGAGGTAATTTCAGTAAACTAATTATGTTATATCCTTGATAAATAGCATCACTTTCAGTAAAAATTTCAGAACCCTAGCTAGAGTAATTATTTACTgatgattaattataagagtGAAGTCAAGGAGAAGAGGGTAGCGAGAATATCATTGATTCTCAACTACTACAATGTGTGAAATTTATGACCTAAACCCTATTTATGGTATTGAAACTTACACTGCACACAGTTTTCTTTTATAGAAACCCATTCAACTAATTAAAGCATTGGAGCtgaatatgtatatttttcaattaatgTAACAATTAATTGTAGAAATGTTTGGGATGCAGGACCATGAAGAAAGCAATAATGGGTTCCGAGAGAGAAAGGCTCAGAGGCATTCCATTTGGGGGAAATCTCCATTTGAGTAATAACAACTTGGCTTATGATGGACtttaacaagaaaattaaataattaataatcgCGTATGAAAATGTGACCGTGACCATTTTCGTCTAGGGTTAAATTAATTATGTTGCTTTAGGGTTTCTGTtgtaggagagagagagatagagagagatggaagaagaatctgaaacgTACGTAGGATTTGTGTACTGTTTCGAGAACAGTCTTGGGAATGAGCGAGTTTGTTCAGTGATTTCGTACTTCTCAACTTTGAACTCTTTACAAAGACATTGACTCTATTATACCAAATCCTACTTTTGCATTCATGACTACTTATTCCATGAATATGTTTTGACATTCCATGCACTTTAGTGAGAATCTTTGTTAAGCTATCAAATACTACGTACTATACTTCTTGACTTTCTCCGATCTACCTTGTATAGTACTAGTATACGAAAATCTTAAATAGAGTTGTTGAACCGACCAAAACAAAAGTGTCATTTTTGCAAGTACACTGACTGCAAtgcatgaattttaaaaaccaTGGTTAAACTTAAACCTGAACCGAATCACATAACAAAATTTGTTAGTGTATCGTCCCCAATTGGGAATAAGGAATAGtacatattatattaaaaaaataatcgaaTCAGATTGATATATGTAGCATTTCAGAATATATTGGGTGTCTTAATCTCTAACACttgatgaaaattttcaataagACTACATGTTTACTATTACATTCCATATTAACCATTTGACACATATTAATTAAGATGATAGTGAATTAAAATTAGTGAGTATGATGTCAAAAACGGATGATAGTGATTAGTTACTTGTGTTAATATATACGATAaggcttttttttctttttcaataacaGCCTTTGGAGGTAACGAAGCTATAATGAACTTTCGTTGTGtatgtgaaatatttttaatattgattattttattttcttcatatcCAGCGGTATGTGGGTAGTGACAGTGCCCAGCACCTAGAATACCTATTAGGGGTTTAGATATTTCTAGGTAGTTTAGACGTTTATATatgatgttatatataaaattatgtaaaagtatatgttttagaagaaataaaaaataataaataataaactaaaattagaaaaatgcatttatttaatttagatgaataacatatgaacatttatTAATATGcatattaatataaaacttaaaatttcaaatatatgtaattaaaaattaaaatatatattttaaaatagtgatTTTAGACGGTTTAGACAGTCGTCTAagcgtctgctgagcgcctaggcAGCTgtctagaccgctttcttgaataCTGTTCATAACTATACAacttaaaaaatgataaattctctaacttttttttttataaaagtatagGTTATTTTCTATAATAGGGTAAAATTTCcgtgtttatttgtttactttGGAGTTTTGAAGTCACAACTACTTTccttttataatatttcaataaaCAGAATTATTTTAACAAATGGAGTTaagtaagtattttttttgcACGTTTTGACAATTTTATAACAGGGGCAATTTCGTAATCCACGTGTGTGTCGTTGGCACCGCGCGGCTCTCAACAACCtcattcttaaaaaaaaaaacatctctccCAATAAAAACACGCCACGTCATCATCCTTCACTGTCATCAATTAACCTCAGACGGTGTCGAGGACGTTTCTATTCGCCGGCGACAAACCTCGTAGTGGCATTTTGACgtaaataaattcaaaaccAGTGGTTTGTTTATAAAACAGTCCACCGCGAAAATTATCTAATCTATCCTATCATTCTTCTCACacaacaaagaaaccaaaacccaatTTTGTTTCCTCAAtccaaaaaagtcaaaacacaaaccataaaaactcccatttttttttttttttcttctttcaatcaATCGCAATTTCTAGAAAAATTCAGGTAAGAAACAGACAAAGATCCGATCTTTAATCATCAATTCATTAACTTGGGTCAAACTCTTATCCTTATGTCATGTGTGTGTATCCATGATCAAATCGATTAAGTTTCGTTAAGAACTGAtgaattgatttggttttgttttatctgTTATTTACTATGAAGGTGGAGATGGGTTCTGAAGGACCAAAATCAATTACGATTCATGTGACTGGGTTCAAGAAATTTCTTGGGGTTTCTGATAATCCTACTGAGACGATTGCTAAGAATCTGAAATCGTATGTTGAGAAACGTGGGTTGCCTTCTGGGTTGAGTCTTGGTACCTGTACTGTTCTTGATACTGCTGGGGATGGTGCAAAATCTAAGCTTTATGAGGTTTTGGAGTCTAGTGTTGTCTCTGTTGATAATAAGAACATCAATGGAACTGTTGTCTGGGTAAGACTTTTTTACTCGTTTCTTAATGTatcatcttttcatctttttattgAGGTCATCAGATTTTTACTCTACTGTCTCAGTCTCATTTCTTCATTGATCCTTGTTGGTAATCAATTTTGTATTCTGTGTGT encodes the following:
- the LOC104756709 gene encoding axial regulator YABBY 4-like gives rise to the protein MTKIPNMTTTLNHLFDLPGQICHVQCGFCTTILLVSVPYTSLSMVVTVRCGHCTSLLSVNLMKASFIPLHLLASLSNLDEAGKEEVAATDGVEEEALKVNSQEKENSPTTLVSSSDNEDEDVSRVYQVVNKPPEKRQRAPSAYNCFIKEEIRRLKAQNPSMAHKEAFSLAAKNWAHFPPVNNKRATSDYCFCEEDNNAIPPFNALEDHEESNNGFRERKAQRHSIWGKSPFE